Proteins from one Desulfonema limicola genomic window:
- a CDS encoding Npt1/Npt2 family nucleotide transporter — MFISLKNRSQICSNRYPALRKLWIRGTFLFVNFFLITMALYNLKPANKSLFIDILGADSLPYAWIGTALIMMFFIPVYHKLVARTSRFHIVLGTCFSASVILVIFQIMLKDSGTLTAILFYIFVDIIGVVLVEQFWSLTNTIYNTADGKKWYGIVGTGGPIGGIAGGWTSALLIRHTWLQTHDLLLTASGIIMLIFFLTWIMGYLGIYCEADMPDISGDSEDGWRFLGKSRYLILITAILLLSQLAASLIDYQFLKTLEIQYSDRETRTAFLSMIFGVMGMVSVLVNIFITPLIHRNLGVIAGMFVQPFITAVFAFSFLAQPGIFSATAVKISDRGLFNSINRASKELLYVPVNPVLIYQAKAWIDMFGFRMFKVLGSLLILFFTQWLPFTISVRQLSWFTIGFCLIWIGLIIILRTDYRLICKKYFA, encoded by the coding sequence ATGTTTATTTCATTAAAAAATCGCTCTCAAATATGCAGCAACAGGTATCCTGCACTTAGAAAGCTGTGGATAAGAGGAACATTTTTATTTGTGAACTTTTTTCTTATTACTATGGCCCTGTATAATCTAAAGCCTGCAAATAAATCTCTTTTCATTGACATACTTGGTGCAGACAGCCTGCCCTATGCCTGGATAGGAACTGCCCTGATCATGATGTTTTTTATTCCTGTTTATCATAAACTGGTAGCCAGAACCAGCCGCTTCCATATTGTTCTTGGAACCTGCTTTTCTGCCAGTGTTATTCTTGTTATTTTTCAAATTATGCTGAAAGATTCAGGAACTCTTACTGCAATTCTTTTTTATATCTTTGTTGATATAATCGGGGTTGTTCTTGTAGAACAATTCTGGAGTCTTACGAATACAATTTATAATACTGCAGACGGGAAAAAATGGTATGGAATTGTTGGAACAGGGGGACCCATAGGAGGAATAGCAGGGGGCTGGACATCAGCATTACTTATCCGCCATACCTGGTTACAAACCCATGATCTTCTTTTAACAGCATCAGGTATAATTATGCTTATTTTTTTCCTTACATGGATTATGGGATATTTAGGAATATATTGTGAAGCTGATATGCCGGACATTAGCGGAGATTCTGAAGATGGATGGCGTTTTTTAGGAAAAAGCAGGTATTTGATTCTTATAACAGCCATTCTGCTGCTGTCCCAGCTGGCAGCCTCATTAATAGATTATCAATTTCTTAAAACACTCGAAATCCAATATTCAGACAGGGAAACAAGAACTGCTTTTCTTTCCATGATTTTTGGAGTTATGGGCATGGTATCTGTTTTAGTCAATATTTTTATTACTCCCCTGATACATAGAAATTTAGGGGTAATTGCAGGAATGTTTGTTCAGCCCTTTATAACCGCAGTTTTTGCTTTCAGCTTTCTTGCCCAGCCGGGCATTTTCTCGGCAACAGCAGTAAAAATAAGTGACCGCGGACTTTTTAATTCAATTAACAGGGCATCAAAAGAACTTTTATATGTACCGGTTAATCCGGTTCTTATTTATCAGGCCAAAGCATGGATTGACATGTTCGGATTTCGCATGTTTAAGGTTTTGGGTTCTTTATTGATCCTTTTTTTTACCCAGTGGCTTCCATTTACAATCAGTGTCAGGCAGTTAAGCTGGTTTACCATAGGATTTTGCTTGATATGGATAGGATTGATAATTATATTACGAACAGACTATCGTTTAATCTGTAAAAAATATTTTGCATAA
- a CDS encoding sensor histidine kinase, which produces MKRAKWFYHPIFIFIFSIFALVTSLGLYIYWYVKISSGMEAAARKFNIEPGQILKAETWLVIMILSILVGIILMGIFTIFVYNQKTLQLYRLQNNFINNFTHELKTPVTSLKLYLETFVKHDISRQDQLKYIQYMLQDVTRLSDNINRILNLARIESKNYGGEFVSTDLVKLTNDFYENNKYLLKNCIVRIHNYPEKTFFYPINIPLFEMLLINLLTNAVKYNRSEKPEINIRFEKNKKNFSLFVSDNGIGLERIEIKKIFRKFYQVGNSDNMSAKGSGLGLFLVQNIARLHKAKITAQSRGSGKGSVFILTLPLKKRLITDN; this is translated from the coding sequence ATGAAACGGGCTAAATGGTTTTATCATCCTATATTTATTTTTATCTTTTCCATATTTGCTCTGGTTACATCCCTGGGGCTTTATATTTACTGGTATGTTAAGATCAGCAGCGGAATGGAGGCTGCTGCCAGGAAATTCAATATAGAACCAGGTCAGATTTTAAAGGCTGAAACCTGGTTAGTTATAATGATTTTATCAATCCTGGTGGGTATTATTTTAATGGGTATATTTACCATTTTTGTATATAACCAGAAAACATTGCAGCTTTACAGGCTGCAAAATAATTTTATCAACAATTTTACCCATGAATTAAAAACCCCTGTAACTTCTTTAAAACTTTACCTGGAAACATTTGTTAAACATGATATTTCCAGGCAGGATCAGCTCAAATATATACAATATATGCTTCAGGATGTTACAAGGCTGTCTGATAATATTAACCGGATACTGAATCTGGCAAGAATTGAAAGTAAAAATTACGGAGGTGAATTTGTTTCAACTGATCTTGTCAAACTGACAAATGACTTTTATGAAAACAATAAATATTTATTAAAAAACTGCATAGTCCGCATTCATAATTATCCTGAAAAAACATTTTTTTACCCCATAAATATACCTTTATTTGAAATGCTTTTGATAAATCTGCTGACAAATGCTGTTAAATATAATAGATCTGAAAAACCTGAAATTAATATCAGGTTTGAAAAAAATAAAAAAAATTTTTCTTTATTTGTATCAGATAATGGGATAGGACTTGAAAGAATTGAGATAAAAAAGATATTCAGAAAATTTTACCAGGTTGGAAATTCAGATAATATGTCTGCAAAAGGCAGTGGACTCGGGCTTTTTCTTGTTCAAAATATTGCACGGCTTCATAAAGCAAAGATCACTGCCCAAAGCAGGGGAAGCGGTAAAGGTTCTGTTTTTATTTTGACCTTACCTTTAAAAAAAAGACTGATAACTGATAACTGA
- a CDS encoding response regulator transcription factor: MKNSDKKRILVVEDEIHIAEGLKLNLTLQGYDVNIAGDGGAGIQLWKEWHPDLIVLDIMLPIIDGIAVLRNIRLEDEKIPILILSAKSADDDKIKGLSYGVDDYLAKPFNLDEFLLRIERLLKRADWYKENQVIDENSISNTTYTFGANHIDFTQSTAVCKSETIHLTEQEIRLLKLFIANKGKPLSRTKLLEIGWGYTRETTTRTVDNFIVRFRKYFEEDSKKPVFFKSLRSVGYMFDHK, translated from the coding sequence ATGAAAAATTCAGATAAAAAACGCATTCTTGTTGTTGAAGATGAAATACATATTGCAGAAGGCTTAAAACTTAACCTCACACTTCAGGGCTATGATGTAAATATTGCCGGTGACGGCGGTGCTGGGATTCAATTATGGAAAGAATGGCATCCTGATTTAATCGTTCTGGATATTATGCTGCCGATTATTGACGGGATTGCTGTTCTCAGGAATATCCGCCTTGAAGATGAAAAAATCCCCATATTAATCCTGTCTGCCAAAAGTGCTGATGATGATAAAATTAAAGGTTTATCCTATGGTGTTGATGATTATCTTGCAAAACCTTTTAACCTTGATGAATTTCTTCTGCGCATTGAAAGATTATTAAAAAGGGCTGACTGGTACAAGGAAAACCAGGTAATAGATGAAAACAGTATTTCAAATACAACTTATACCTTTGGTGCTAACCACATAGATTTCACCCAGAGTACTGCAGTCTGCAAATCTGAAACAATTCATTTAACAGAGCAGGAAATCAGGCTTTTAAAGCTTTTTATTGCCAATAAAGGAAAACCTCTTTCACGGACAAAACTGCTGGAAATAGGATGGGGATACACCAGGGAAACAACAACAAGAACTGTTGATAATTTTATTGTAAGATTTAGAAAGTATTTTGAAGAAGACTCAAAAAAACCGGTTTTTTTTAAAAGTCTCAGATCTGTGGGATATATGTTTGATCATAAATGA